Sequence from the Nasonia vitripennis strain AsymCx chromosome 5, Nvit_psr_1.1, whole genome shotgun sequence genome:
AACAAATATTAAATTCGGATTGCGCCCTTGTAATGCGCCTGATGACTGGATCGAACGAGTATAATTGAGCaacatttatcaaaacataaatatttacGTTGTGGACTTATGTAGAGTGTTCGATTTCATTGATTTACGCGGaaaacttttttgaaaatgatttTCGCATTAATTCATTTAGCTCTATTACTTGACTTTTTCTACTATGCAATGGTTTACTGCAACCATATATTTGTCGTAATCGCGATACTGCTGTTATTTTTTACAGATTATGATTTTCAAGCGATGGCGGTATAAACAGATattaaatagtaattattttcAGATTAGTTTCTTATATTATCTCGTGTACTAAACTCTAATGTGATGAAACATCATTCAAGAGGTAGCTTTTACGATGCAAGatgagattttaaaattactattttatattaatCAGTATTATGCTATTGAAAATTGTATTGGAGGACAAATTAAGTTAAGAAACTATTTAAGATAAATTGTTTATTCCGAAAATGCTTACTATAAATACGTATTTACACGAATAACATCTAGGTTATACcagataattaaaaaattgtctaatactaaattaaattaaattaaagtaGAAAATTTCGTTCAACtgcataaaaattattacaaaaatagaTCATCAATATCTCTAGTTATCACGTGCGAATTCCGCTAGTTTACTGACTGCCGATCGCTTTGGCTGAttgttttcattattttgttcatcacttaattttctttttttactggTTTCATCATCTGATACTTCGTTAGTGTTTGTTCTTGACTTAGTTTCTTCCTCGAATCGCGAGTAAGCGATTTTCATGCGTTGGTTAGGCTCCAGGTCCGCATATTCTTCttccactttttttttattttttgttaaccAATTCACAAATGAATGAGTTGGAGGCTCCTTAGGCTTCTTGGATTTAGGCGCACTAATTGGTGCGGTAGATACTGGTTTTGGTTTTTCCGGAAGTTTATCCAATCCCATAAGACCTaaaaacaaaagttttcaaaatagTGAATTTTAATCAGTTTTAACActgcattataattttaatgctaTACCTTTAGATATAGGcgtatttcctttttttttaaaaggatTATTTCGTCGTGAGAATGTTTGACTAGGAGTAAGTGGTTTTATTTCCACATCTGGCGTTTTAACAGATGGTGTTACAAGAAGTTCATCTTCATCGGGAGTTTCAATGCGATCGTTAAAAATATCTTCTTGTGTTCCAACTTCTCTAATAATTTCATCAGGTTCTTTGGTATCTGCAATGGATTCCAATTTGTTGGCTAAAGCAATTTTATTAAGACGTCCTGCGTATTTGATTGCCAATTCTATAACTTTTTGAGAGGCAATTTGTTGACATAGCTCGACAGCGCGGAACTGAACATTATTGCGGCAAGCATTCTGACAAAAAACAAAtccatttaataagtttgCAGACAGTAGTAGGTTTCGAATGAAGTTAATGAACACTAATCtcaagttttttaaattaaatgacgAAATATTAAAGAACCTTACATCATTCCGTTTGAAGGAATGTTCGGGTTGACGAAAGTAGTTATTAAATTCtaagtattttcaaatatcgaattaatcattattatatatcaATGTCGAAATATCGATCGATTATAGATCATTAAAATATAGATTAAATTACTTACAGCTACTAGAGCCAATACAGCTTCTCTTTCGTCAACCGGATTACTACCAAGTTGCCAAACTTTAGCTtctttttcagatttttcacTCTCGGGATCACAAAGTGGAATAATAAGTGGTATTTCTGTGACGATTGGACGGGGAGTTGTCGGAGGGTAATGACTTCCTTTACACAAGATGCATCGAGCGCTTCTCTCTGACTCACTTATGCCAATGATAAAATAGCTATCAAACTTGCCTTTATTCTAAAATCGTTGTTTATGTATATgttcaaatattaaaaatttcattgtaTATCAACTATTTTTATCTATTAATTACCTGTCTATTTGTATTACTAGCAACTCTCCACAAGAATGCTTTCttatcataaatatttattattcccTCAGCATCCATGACTACAGGTGAACCAAGATCGGAAAAACCTAGCCACATTAAATTGGACGCCGGTGAAAGTGGCACTGGCAAAGTGTGACTTTTCAAATTCGGACCGCAGATGCGTACCCACAGTAAACTTAAAATTTGATCACCAAAGGCCCctgcaaatttttatttggtctcaatatgatttttttcatttcgtcgtttaatttattttaatttttaatttatgaaaaactatttttttgttttacttattcttttaaaaaagtacctATACTAGAATGATAAGCTACTGCTAGATTATTTCCATAACCATTCATAGCAACTATTGATCCAGGCAAAGCTAAAACTTCTCTTTGAGATCCACCAGGCATAAATATCCTTAAAGTCCTAGCACTGGTTGCAACTGCTACAAAATTATTTCCCGCTGCAATCGCAAGTGCCTCTTCACCATCAGGAAGATCCATACTCCATTCTTTATTTCCAGAACCCCAGCCTGTTTAccgaagtaaaaataattcgcaatatttttaatcaatcATCTAACCTGATTAGTTTAAAAGTAACTTGCTTCATCGTAAGTTCTAATACGCAATTTTTTTACCTTGTAGGGCTACTACAACAATTTTGCTTGGAGAACCATCATATGCTGGAGCTGCAAGCGCTAGAGCTTCATTAGATAATGCTGCCATTGTATGGCGAAGGTAATTATTAATATGCATAGAATGATGCACTGTAACATCATGAAAATTGACTTCTATATTGCTGTCTTCATCATCCTCGGATTTAAAACACATTACAATTCCTACGTCATTCCACATCTACATTAAAAAAGTGTAATAACTAGTTGGtcaaataaatgaaatagtaaaaattcAGCATTTTTAATTACCATATAGCGTGATAATAAATGAACGGGAGACGATCCAGGTTGAAACGGCTcttgtaaatttatttcagGTAAAGTGcgtttttcttcaattttttctgTGACAACACTGGACACACTTTTTTGATCTTCATCAATAACAGAAGCTTTAATTTTGCTTAATGATATTACATTATCATCTTCATCGTCGTTATCATTAAACATAAAGTCATCATCAGCTATATTTCCGTCCGTTATAGATTCTGCTTTTAAGTCATCAAAAGACTTTGATATGTTCTGCAACAATGAATATACAAAAGATATAATCCtacattaatttaaatatctcTTGTTTATcagtatttcaaaaataaatacttacaaCTTCAATACAACCAAGTTGTCCCAGGGCATCACAAAATGCAATTTCATCAGATTTATGTGGATTCCAGACAAGTGAagtaatttttgcattttgctGATGTTCTACATACCCAACAACTTCTTTACTATCAACATTCCAAACAACTATTTCTCCATAAGTAGAACTGGCTGCCAATAGAGTTCCACATTCAGAGAATTTACAGATACTTAACTCctacaatttattttgaaaatcattgttaaaatttaatttatgatTACAAAGCTAAAGTgttgtttatttaaaagtgagtcatacattttttatatcagTTGATCTTAATCTGAATGTTTCCTTCCATGAAGATCTTTCTACAACTATTATCTCTTTTCCTTGAGGATATGCCAGATATTCTCcatttttactttgaaaagagGGAGTAGCATAAACTTTTGCTGTAAAAAAACCGTTACACTTTGGAACAACATTGTTCCATGTATGAACTGACTTTTTGTCTTTAATACTCCATATTCTAATTGTACCATCACCACTCGACGATGccttaaatttgaaatattgttatataGAAGTAGAAATTGAAATACTGTTAATTTTAAATCACTAAATGTATCTACCAAAAATTCTTCCTTTGGATCTAGTGATAATCCTAATATTGGAGCTTCGTGACCATTTAGTTCAAAACTGTCTGATgtacttatatttataacttGGATTCGCATAtcactaaaaatatattttacagaaataaaacaaaatcaacCATATACACAATTCTGTTgtaaatacatatataaaacATTATTACCATGCACCAGATGCAATTAAGTCGCTATCCTTTGTGGTTGAAAGAGTAGATACAGCAGCAGAAAATCTTGCCAATATTCCTGCTTTTTCAAGATCTGGATGACTTAGAATCTGCACTGTATTATTGTCGTTTCCaacaaa
This genomic interval carries:
- the LOC100123416 gene encoding WD repeat and HMG-box DNA-binding protein 1, which produces MPLVRKPMRYAHPEGHTDVCYFMGEKGGLVTCGTDGDVRTWIDLMDDDPSASCISEQAIAVVSKKEKLFVGNDNNTVQILSHPDLEKAGILARFSAAVSTLSTTKDSDLIASGACDMRIQVINISTSDSFELNGHEAPILGLSLDPKEEFLASSSGDGTIRIWSIKDKKSVHTWNNVVPKCNGFFTAKVYATPSFQSKNGEYLAYPQGKEIIVVERSSWKETFRLRSTDIKNELSICKFSECGTLLAASSTYGEIVVWNVDSKEVVGYVEHQQNAKITSLVWNPHKSDEIAFCDALGQLGCIEVNISKSFDDLKAESITDGNIADDDFMFNDNDDEDDNVISLSKIKASVIDEDQKSVSSVVTEKIEEKRTLPEINLQEPFQPGSSPVHLLSRYMMWNDVGIVMCFKSEDDEDSNIEVNFHDVTVHHSMHINNYLRHTMAALSNEALALAAPAYDGSPSKIVVVALQGWGSGNKEWSMDLPDGEEALAIAAGNNFVAVATSARTLRIFMPGGSQREVLALPGSIVAMNGYGNNLAVAYHSSIGAFGDQILSLLWVRICGPNLKSHTLPVPLSPASNLMWLGFSDLGSPVVMDAEGIINIYDKKAFLWRVASNTNRQNKGKFDSYFIIGISESERSARCILCKGSHYPPTTPRPIVTEIPLIIPLCDPESEKSEKEAKVWQLGSNPVDEREAVLALVANACRNNVQFRAVELCQQIASQKVIELAIKYAGRLNKIALANKLESIADTKEPDEIIREVGTQEDIFNDRIETPDEDELLVTPSVKTPDVEIKPLTPSQTFSRRNNPFKKKGNTPISKGLMGLDKLPEKPKPVSTAPISAPKSKKPKEPPTHSFVNWLTKNKKKVEEEYADLEPNQRMKIAYSRFEEETKSRTNTNEVSDDETSKKRKLSPVDLVQEAMGTLGPWHIVIAVAVSLVKFPVAWHQLSIVFLAPDVDFTCASPKPFNSSMALDKHCSVNVGNDTVEKCTKFHYDRSIFRETIITEWDLVCDRKYLADLVQSLTMFGILVGNMIFGIMSDRIGRKIPLMIAIFIQSVTGFVTAYSPWYEFFLVFKFISAVATGGTMLISFVLLMEIVGPKWRSTLSVLFHLPFLLGFLMNPLIAYLTRTWTGFQMAVSIPPIFLLSYYWIVPESPRWLLAVGRTSEAEAILTKAAEKNRIPLSKVTAVIEAHNVQAKAQKKQEVKYNITHLFRTPNLRIKTLCICVNWFVCGLCFFGLVQFMGKLAGNIFVNTALSAAVELPGTIIVLYLISRVSRLRILIGGSAVSGVMLLLLIFFENPTIRVTLATIGIGGMSLSFPTVYLYSSEVFPTVVRNVGIGAGSTCARIGSMIAPFVVRMGGTWPWLPPLLFGSGLLFGVALCFFLPETMNCELPETIEDGENFGKKRPRENTV